Within Saccharomyces paradoxus chromosome X, complete sequence, the genomic segment CGACTgtcttttcaacttttcttgAGTGCAGCGAATCAAACAATGACACTGAAATTAGAGTTTGAGGCCAGATGGAGCTTGCAGGGTTGACGACCCATCTTCTGGTCAGACCCGCAGCACCATAACCAATCATCTGTGATGTCCAAACCAACAAGAACTGATATCCGACGTTTAGCTTCATATTGTAGAAACTTCCTTGAGCGTTCAAAATGTACATAGCGTATGCAGTGGAAGAAGTGAGCGCCACGGCAATAGTAACGACGGCATGTTCCTTTTTGGTGAATGGTCCCGGGTTCAAATCAAAGAATGGTACTTTGGGACACTTCCAGTCGGGCAAGAGAGCCAGCACTCTACCTATTGGATAGCAAACAACCTGTGCGACAAGGAAATTGATCTCTAAAGATGGATATCTCAGGGAAAAGAACTGATTGACACCGGCGAATACTACCACAAATATCGTGGTTAAGAACCAAGTCCTCCAGTGGTTGAGGCGGATGGTGGGATCATCCTCAATGGAGACCGCAGACCTCACTTCGGGATATGGAGAATTAGGCAAGTATGTAGGGTCGCCCTTCCAAACGAGACCTTCCTCTTGGATAGAATGGCGGTCGAATTTTTGGCTTTCTGGATCACGGTCCTCTTCATCAGTAGTCGCAGTAAAATTGTTGATGTCCTCATCAATATTCTTGACGAAAAcatctttcttctcttcttccatATTGATCTGGATGGGGATGGTTGTTGGCGATGGCGAGGGCTCCGACTCTGCCGGGTCGCTCTCCCTATAAATCGTACTCATGAGCTCTGTAATGCTATATAATTGTTACGGTTGTTTTCTGCTACATGGTCAAAAACCTTTTACTACGAATACACAGTTTTTGACGACTGCCCATATATAGTTAAAACAATTCATCGAATTGCCCCAAATttgggaaaaaaattgatagGCACCCGATGAAGGCAGGAACTATCTTCGACAACGATTGCTGAGGCGTTTACAGAGCCATTAACTGCCCTTACAGTGGGTTTGAGGTGACTAACAGGCAGCAACGAGCAACTGCTAAAAGGCTTGGTGCCTTGCAGACGGCTATTGTCTCTGAATTTTGTGTGAAAAACTTAGGTGTGGCGTCCTCGAGTCGGAAGGTGTGGCGGGccggaaaaaaagaggaaaaaaagaaaattaatgCAATAGCGACTGGCAGATAGGGAGGTTAGAGGGGTCGTATGCGTCTATCATCGTTGCAACAGGGCGACTCATGCCATGTCTTGGCCTTTGATACAGTGCGTCGGAAGTTAGTATCGATCCGAGGGATGGGAATGGATGCGATTTCCCCCAATTCTATCGTTATCGTTGGTGGAAAAAACATTATAAGGGATGAATGAAGATAGAGAGGAAAACCACAACGGGTAGAGTTTGCCGAGATAACTAAGAAGACGTAATCTAAAGGCAACCAGCATGTCTCGAGTTGCACAGCTCGACTCGATAGCGCTTGATAAGGAACTGTATGGACAGTTCTGGTCCGAGTTTAATGCTGCTTTCGATACGAATGAACGCAAGGAAGAATGGGAGTTGATAGTGAACTCCATTGTGTTTATGTGCGCGACAAGGTTCCTTCCGCAGTTTGGCTCTAGCTGCACGTACGGATCCGCGCTCAGTGGTGTGGCTTTCCAGTGCAGGAAACGCACCTTGTATGTTGTCACCGTATTGGCTGGGTACTTGTGGAAGAAGATCACACATGCTGTTTTTAATGGTTCTCACGGTGGGAACCAGATGGTGTGGCTGAAGCTATACAAATGGCTTAACTTGTTATATCATGGCTGCGATGTGACCAACTTCCTGAGATTTCTAACGGCGGATGGTGCCCATGCGAGGGCGTTTTTATCGCCATTATACCGGGTGTTTAATGTCCATTCCACGAGGTTGGTTCGAGATGGCTCTGCGTCTGTCTCtgatttttattcaaactCTGTATTCGCTGGGTTGGAATACCAGAACAGACAATTGCTGTGGAATGCGCTGTTAGAActcttttccaaaacacTGCTTACGAAAAGGGGGCTCTTGACCTTTGCCAAAAAGCAACCGAGGTCTCGTTCTGGCACTTTCCCCAAGACAGTCTGTCCCCATTGTGGCGGTTTCCCGACCAACCCATACCAGATTGCTTGTTGTCACGCAAACTACTGTTATGTGTGTGTTGTAAAGGCTTTGGAATGGTCTGTGTGTGATGCCTGTGGGACCTCTGGACGACTGACTGCCTTACCAGTGTACTAAGGGGACCCACTCCCCTACTTGTATCTctatatatgtgtataGTATATTCATATTCATGTTGTCTACTTGGGTCACGTGGTCGATCGCctggttttttttcactttctgtcaaagaaaaaagaaataataaagatgtggtataatattattgtgGAATGCAATACGGATCGATGTAGAGATCGACTTCTGAAGTCGAGGAGTAATAAACTGTGAGCTCTTTAGGATAACATTAGTTTGCATTTCGGCGTCTTTCCCTGTCCATGCAATGTTTTTACCTCGTCTCGTTCGGTATAGGACCGAAAGGTTTATAAAAATGGTACCTACCAGGACCTTACGACGAATTAGCCATAACAGCGGGGAATCGATTCAAAAACAGGTCTTGACTCTTATCAGTGCAGATGCGAGTTtaaatgatgatgacaagTTGAAAATACGAAAATATTGGTCTGACATGGCGGACTATAAAAGTCTTCggaaacagaaaaatagCTTACTGGAAAACTCTATATTGCACGAGATCAAGATCGAAGactttatcaaatttatcaatCGCACCAAAACCTCATCTATGACTACAAGAGGGCTTTATAGAAGAGAATGTCTGTATCAATGCAAGGCAAACTTGGACCTAGTCAATCAAGTAGTCTCCCAAGTCTCATCAGCAAGACAACAAAGGCCCCTAACTACGCAATTGGACACTATGCGCTGGTGCGTTGATGATGCCTTTAGTACTGGGGACATAGTCATGGCTGCAGACCTTTTCCTGTTGTACTACAGATTATTCACAGACGATAAAAAGCTAGACGACCAATATgcgaagaaaataatatcagCATTAGCGTACCCGAACCCATTGCATGATCATGTCCATCTAgtaaaatatttacaattGAACTCTTTATTTGAAAGGATATTCGGAAACGGTATAAAATTGACCCGGTATCAATTAGAAACTCTATCCAATAAGGCTCTCGGCTTGAGTAATGAAGCTCCGCAATTATGCAAGGCTATACTGAACAAGCTGATGAATGTAAATTATTCTTCGAATAATGAGTTGAAGCTTCGAGATGATCAAGTACTACTTGCGTACAAATccattgatgaaaattATAGAAGAGGAAATGTTGCAAGTGTGTATTTTACTTGGAACAGAATCAAAGAGTACTATGTTTCCATTTCTGCACATGACTCCAGAATTATTTATAAAGTCTTCAAGATTTGTACGCATAATAGAGCCTATAGGTCTATATGTAGCGAGATGTTTTGGCAATTAACTCCGGAATATTATTGCAATAACCCTTTGATACTACCAGCAATCATTGATTTCATTACAAAGCGGGATTCTTTAACAATGGCCAAGGAACTCATGCAAAATATTAACAGGTACACTTTACCCGAGAATCATCATATTGTTTGGCTGAACAAAAGATGTCTTTCTTCATTGCTGAGGATGCATTTGAAGTTTAATGACTCTAACGGTGTAGATAAGgttttgaaacaaataaCAACAAATTTCAGGGCGCTTTCGCAGGAAAATTATCAAGCGATAATTATTCACCTTTTCAAAACACAAAACCTTGATCATATCGCTAAGGCGGTCAAATTACTCGATACTATACCACCCAAACAAGCGATGTTGGCCTATGGTTCAATTATCAACGAGTTGGTTGATTGGAAGTTGGCTTCAAAGGTGAAATTCACCGATAATTTGATGGCTCTTATAAACGATTTACTGATGAAAGCACATGACTTTGACCCTGACCATAGAAACTCTCTTTGGAACGTCATTTCCTCTTTGTACATTAAGAAACTTTGTCATTATAAGAAACAGGATGGTAAATTTGTTACCAATGCAAAGGAGAATATCGACTTGGCAAAACTACTATACATGGATGCTTCAAAAAGGGGCAAGATAAACTGgtcaaaatcaaacagTAATCCATTCATCGTATCCTCCCCAACTGATGtcaaattaaaaataaataatcaaAATAGGTTTACTATTTTAAGGAATATTGCATTAAGCGCCTTACAGATAGGAAGGATAGACGTTTTTCTTTGGGCGTGTGCGGAATTGTACCAGAATGGTATGACAATTGAGGAACTAAATTTGGACTggaatttcattttaaAACATCAAATTAGAAATTCAGAATTCAAGACAAACAAGGAGATCATACAAGATATTAAAAAGCATGGCGTTTCGGCTATTAAACGTTATTTAAGGTGAACCACCGAACGCACATTTACCATAAACACAACAAAGTAAACAATAACTTAATAAGTTCTGTAAATATATACGAAATTCAAGCATTGCATCCTAATTTTCCCCCTTCTTAGTCATCAAATAAATGTATTCATATTACATACTTAAGATTAattatattctttcaaattattCTATCGTTGCACTATGATCAATTTATATTTACAGGCTTTTTAgtatattgttattattcaatttttcttttttggagGAGGTAACAATTTCACATCTTTTGATTGCTTGATCGCTGCATTAGAGAAATCTCTCACTACAATTTGACAGTTTACCTCTTTGCATAAtgccttcttctttgatggTGGTACTTTTTGCAAAAGTTCCAGTCCAGTACTTCTTTCTAAAGCATCTATAGGAACTTCGAAATCAGTCAACTTCGTCTCATTTGATATTGGTTCGTTTGGCACCACAAATGCTGCAACAGCAATATCCTCTCTAGAAGGATTGGTTGCTGGTGCTTCGGCAACaatcaatttgaaaaaatgtgTTGGAACAGCAATACTGGGTGGATTACCAATTACTTCATAATTAACTCtaaatttattatcaatGGGATCTTTTTTAGGTAGATACAATGGACCAGTTACAATTCTCACACTTTTATATGTCTTAGTCAATCCTCTACAAAAGTACTCTAAATGCGCCCAATAGTCTCTATTGAAGCCTTCTCCCACTTGAGGACACATATTGGATAAGTAGAATGTATCATTCATAGCCTGTTGAGAGAATTTTGCATCAGCAGCCGGGGCTTGATGGCCTCGATCATAGCCTGACCTAAAATAATCCCTTAGTTTACCTCTAAACTTTTCTGGAATTACTTCATCttccttgaaaaaagaattcttCCTATCAGCATTTCTTGCGGCCAATGATTCTGGTGTTATATGTTCTAAGACCCAATAAGGATTTTGAGTTTGTCTATTGTAACATGAAATAAATTCTTCGCGGTTCTGCAGATCATGAATCGGGCCAGGAAAACCAtacttgaaaaatccaGAAGGGTCGACGTTGAAAGAAGGAGGTTGGATTTTGCCATTAGGTTTTTGAGTAATTGGATAAGGTGATTCGATAACTTGCGCTGGAGACCGTCTGTTCAAAAGGAGATAGGTTAAACCAGTACCAGCACCCAATCCTACCAAACCGGACAACAGTATCCTGCTGCTCATGATAAgtttaaaattttagaaTCAGTCAAGTAGGGAGCTTGGCTGGATATACTTATCTTTATACAATTGAAACTCTATAAAATTAACAAATTATCGATGAGTGATCGATAACCAATTACACCActgatatttttcattgattttaatttttttttttcgcgaTGAGCTATATTTTCGTGCGTACGCATTCAACCTGCATCTAGTCGAAAGACTTCAATTGAAAGGCCTCTTCGACAGATCCTAGGGACTGTGCTTTAACGTACGCCTCCATTACGGAACCTATAGTTGCCTTTTGCTGAGGACTGATAATACTGGCAATGGCGTCTCTAAATGAATCTTTGTCTAGTTTTGCCAAAGCCATAATGCCGCTCGCGACTTCATCGTCTACTTTGTCCACATATGCACCATGATATGCGGCAAGGAAAGAAAGACATAAAGCAATTGACAATGATGCCTTTGATTGATCTTTCTTAATAACCTCTTCCGTGAACTGAATTATCAACTTACTTTTAATGCTTGCTAACGATAATGAATCGTTTGTTTTGATATCctgaaaaaatctttttatAACCAACTTCATAAAGTACTGTAATAACGGGTATTTAAAAACACCTGATATTATTCTCTTGAAACCTTGTAAGGCAATTGGCTGTGTAGCGGGATTATTCAATGCCTCTGAGAGAATATTTGCGCAGTGATTCAGCTCCTGAGAACTTAGCTTAGAATACCCATTAGATAGCAATATCAGAATGGTTGCAACCTTGTTGTTTGAATCCAGCTTATGATAAATAATGTCTTTTATTGATCCGTAGAAGATTTCTAATAatacaatatttttttcgtcCTCAGACTCCGTAAGCGCCTTTACCAGTGCCTTAAAAAGTGGAAGTACGATTGGAATTATTACTTCGCGATGACTACATTCATAAATCTTCCCTATGATAAACAAAAGACAGGAATAAAGATCTAGTTTGAACATATTGTCAAAGTTACTAATATTTGATTCGAACGCAATgaatgtttttttcaacaaccTAATATCGGTGGGGGAGatctttatgtcattattatcttcttcactGGTCAGCACGTTATACTTGATAAATGGCAATCTCTCCGAAataatcatcatcagtAGTCGCAGTAATTCGTATAGTTTGTCAATGTCTTGTAAAAATGCCTCAGGGGTAGTATTGCACTTCGAATACCCAATGATCAAGTCACTGATGATATCAACAAGCagaaattcttctttgctgTCGCCGGTAGAAATCAGTCTATCCATAATCCCAACAACTTCAGTAATAACATCATCCTCAAATATACTTTTTATGCAGAGATTGCTCTTTAGGACATTATGTAAAGCGGGTAAAACTTGCATTTTAACTGAATGATCATCAATATTCTTGACAATAGCCTCCAAACATTGGctaaataaaataaagaggAAATACTCTAATTCCTCATCGTTAAGAGATGCCAGAATAACTTGAACATCTGAATCGAGAGTGCATCCAAGCGCTTCTACGAAGTTTAACCAGACTGGTTCATATAATTCAATTTTTGTACTTCTCGGTTCAATAAGgccattttctttcaactGGTTTTTTAATTGCAGAGTGGAATCACTATCATTATACTTTATCATCATATATTCACGTAGAGAAATGATCCATAATGGAACCAAAATGCTCCAATATTTCCGTGTAAAAGAGATAAGTGCCTCATTTGACGACGTAATGGATCTTTGCACTACCTCTGCCCATGCATCCAAAACGGAAAGttctatttttcttttcgcCTTGGGGGTAACAATTACAGCTTCTCCTATCCGTATACCGGAAGCagaatctttgaaattacCAAGAAGGTCAATTAATAATTGTGAGATTCTTCCCAATTTATCTGGTGGCATTATATTGGATGCCAACACTTCAGCAGCAACAGTGATAGCAAAGGACATTACGGTAGGTGAGCTTCCTTTACTAAACGCAGGCATTAATGCGCTAGTTATTTGAGCCTCTTGCTGTTCTAAAATCGACGATTCAGGAATTTGAGGATCCCTCATGACCGAATAGTTCTTCAGtacaaaattcaaaatatgTAGACCCGTTAGCTTCATGCCTTCATTCCTCACTGTGGATCCACGAAATGATATTTTAATAAGATCCGCGATTTTGCTGCTGAGGGCAAGAAgcaaattttcatatttttcgGATTCTAAGCACAACATTAATATCAGATTTAAGATAATCTGTCTGCTCTTCCACTGCAGGTTCTCAGATCCAAAATCAGCGGCATCTGTGTTGGCCAATTGGTTAACATTCGCTATGGATTCCTCTTCTTCgcctttaatttctttttctgaaGGTTTTTTTAGACCATTCAGCTCTAACAGGGCTGATACGTCCCTGTGGTAGCTTTGGAATAGTCTTCCTAAACTCATATTAAAAATTGAGTATAATTTATCAAACCAATGATGgtcttttttgaaagtatgCAATATCCATTCAGTAAAATAATCCTTAACAGAACGGGAATCTGGAAAAAGAGCGAGGTATCTCCAGCTTAgattttccatttctttcatGAATATTTCTTCCATCTGTAACTTGTACAACAACGTCAATAAGTCAAAGTTTTCAAAGGCGCTTTTTAAACTTGAAGTTCGTGGAATGAGCTCATTCGAGCCCGTAAATGTAGTGTCAAAATATGATGACCCTATTCCTGTCACTATTGAACTTTTAATTACACTCTtagaggaagaaataaagaTGTCATAGtttagaatatttttcattttgaaagtAGCTATgttttcaaacattttAATGCTGCTTATGCTGTTGAGAATGTTATTAGAAATTAACAGGGAGAGTGTTATATTTCTGAACGAATCAAGAACCTTGGTATTTAATTCTAGAAAATTTGGCCCCACAGTTTCAGTTAATGTCCTTGAAATTTCACCGATCGCTACGTGAGAATTAAAGTCTCTGTTATAGTTACAGCGAAGAGTAGAGCGTCCGTAAACTCCGTACTTATCCTGCACCAGCAACTCTTCCATAGAACTTAGTAGCAGAGCTGCCGTCTTCAGGTCAATCACTAAGTGTTTCTCAAGAAGAACATGCATTGCTTTCAATGACCATGAATGAACAACAGGATGTGGATCCTTCATTAATGCAAAAATTACATCGAAAgatgtttcaaaattagCATATTGTGAGTTATATTTAAAGATTGTGGCCAATGATAGGACATGAAACATTCTTAAGTATGGCTCATCCATATCTGCGACATTTTTAATGAATATTCTTGACTGCTCTGTAAGAAACCTTTGTCTTTCTTCATCGCCAAATGTTCTTGCGATAGCAGCCGTAAGTAATCCTACACAATCAGCCTTAATTTTTGTTAGAAAAATGTCATTAAAGAACTgaatcttctttattgattCGATAATTAATTGCCCTACTGAATAGTCCAActctaaatttttttcttgcatGATGCGTAAAGCACTATGCAAAGCACTGCAAACGTTGGCAGCTATTGCCACACTTCTCAATGGTGTAGtcattttggaaaacatgGACAAATTTAAAGTTTCCATAACAGAGTATTGTATTTTACTATTCAAAAAGGGGAACACAGATGAAAAGAGCTCCATAGAAGAGTCTATTAGAGATGTAGTGACTTGAGGTGCGTAGCGGTCAATCTGAGAATAAGACCCAGATCCATATAGCAGGATCAACGAATCCAGAGATAAAATTGGAGAAATTGGCTTTGATACTTCCATTTCGAAAATATTGTACCAGTTGTAATCTTTGGATGGCCAGCTTCCACTTATTGGTTCATCGTATTTATAAGTAGTGGACATTGATAAGTTTACAATACGGTCCCCGGTTATTTTACTGGATAGACCGAATGCAAAGCCGTTGTTTTGACGGAGTAAAGTATTAATCGAGGATTCTAACACCACATTATTTTCCGTGTCATCCTTGTTACTCGTTTTCCTGTTACGAATGTCTTTTATGCTGTTCAAAACGGAAGTACTTGATTCTGTGTAAAGATTGggatctgaaaaatttttcacgATTAATATTAGTAAAGAACTATTAAAATCGCTATTTATGTACTTCTCCAGCTTGAGATATACCTGCAAAATTCTGTTTTCATTATGCAGTAGGGCATTATCAAtgttttttgatttcaaatcAATGGAATGGTTAAAATTGGAGCACTTAGTCAGCAAATATGATACTTGCTTGGCCATGTCTTTATCAATTGTCGTATTGCTTAAATATGTTAATAAACAGGTCAAAGCATGATTTCGGATTTCTAAATTCTTGTACAATTCATCCTCGTCGTGGTATGTGTAAGTATGTGTTAATAGAACTttccagaaaagaaatagttGGGGAATCTGTAGTTTCAAATATTGTTCATCTTTATAATTCATCAATCCTATTAATAATATCCAGCATAAAAGACCTTTGAAGTATAAATTGGAAGAGGTAGATGTAGTATTATTCTTAATGAATGAAGTGGAAAAAACCGTAATTCTCATGATCAACTCATAAGAAATATAGTCACTCTCGGCATCTTTGATTAGGTTTGCTATTATGAAAGCATGTCCATGATTTCTatgaaaaacaaatttgCCCGTCGATTTGAAGTCAGTAGACAATGCACGTAAAGAGTTTTCAATGGTCTCCGAAAGATATTCTGGACAGTTATTCAggaaaacttttaaaatttccacCGTATGAACACGTATTGTGAAGATTTCACATGTCGCTAGATCAACCAGTTTATCTCTAATCTCTTTAACAGTATTTTCCTCAGTGGCAAAAGTAGAACTTAAGTCATTGATTAAAATATACGTCAAGTCAAGCTGTAGTAATGTAAGCCACTGTGTCTCAGGCTTCGCATCAATGCCATACTTTAAACTTGAAGTAGAACCATTTTTAGAAGAGTTTTGGTAAGTATCAGAACAACCTAAAATATAATACAACATTTGAGTCTTTGCAGTGTCACTCAAATGCGGCAACATTACTTCATGCATATGTTGAAAGTGCCTCAAATACCTTGATAATGTATTCATACTTCTATTGTTCACTTCGTAGCTGCTGAAGACTTTGCTTAAAGAGAGTACTATatccaaatattttgagTTACTCAAAAAAGTGTTGTCAGCTAGTAGATTCAAATTAATTAAATGAATAATAGATTCAAAGCAACCACTTTCCACATCTCGTGTATCGCAGTTTAAGAAAATCCTAACATAAATAGACCATACTTCTTGTAGAGTTAGAATATTTTTCGAAAAGTAATAATCAAATAGAACCTCTGCTAAAGATTTAGCAGTGAAGATGCGAGTCTCGTCATTCGCAAAACCATAAACGCCTATCTCACCTTCGGTAAACTTAGAATATATCGTCTCTATAATATCATGGGAGTGTTCTCTGATAAAAGTAGTTTGTTTGAAATGAGCTGTCCAGCATTCTACCAGCACCGCCACAAAGGTAACTGAGAAATCTTTCTCATCCGCAGAAATGCTGTCGAAAACAGTTTTggataattttgaaaattttgcatACGTTGCAGGATCAAGGATTTTATCGCCATTATTAGAATTTCTCAGAATTGCATTGAAAAGCTGAAGAAGGGTTGTCATGAAGGTAGCATGATaatatttacttttttccatgatttttttcaggttCTTGAAAATAGCACTAAATAACAATggaattaaagaagaaatgctatttccaaaattttcaaataattgaATAAGTACGGTGCACGCAATGTCTTTAGCTGGGGAATATatgtactttttttttctcgtacttgacttcttcttttttttcttttggttaGGGTCGgtatcttcatcatcaattgaGACATCTTCTTCACACAATACGTTAGTTAAAAATGCTGCAGAATCAAAAACCACGCCAGGGTATTCGTTCTTCAAACGCCATATAGAAATCGTGTAGAGCTGAGACAAGCTGATAAACACTGAATGCAGTTCCAAATCATCTGCATTTTCCAGTACGGCAGTGTATCTCACGAACTCATCTAATTGAGCGTGTATTTCTTTAACCTCCCGTAATTCAGTATCACTAACgtctttcaaagatataAGCTTTTCCAAATTGGTGGTTATCCAAGTTAATAAATCATGACCATTATTTGATGACCCTTCTATCACTTTCTTGAGGGATCGGTTTGCCATTTTGGAGGCCTGCGCTATATTTCGTCTTTTTAGCTTTCCCTAAACCAAATAAACTATCgtttcaattgaatcatAACAAATCATTGCTTCAATATGgcaatgaagaagaaaaaacggCCATACGGCGTTCCGCTATGCGGTGTGTGGATGTAGatataacaataatacAAATAATACATAAAAAGGATGTAATCGAATATTATAGATAAAAGGAGTCGCATATTCAAAGGTTCAATCCACAGTTGGATCAGAGCTATACTCTGAGGAAAATGTTTGATTATTGGCAGAAGAATCTTGGCCAATCAACGCAGAAAAATCGATGACATCAGGCAGTACCCTATTAATTGAGTAGTCAAACTCTTCAAATTCTGATAGAAGCTTATCCAAGTACTCCTCTTGTGCAGCTGTCGCCGTATGGCTTTCATTATTGGAATTCTGAAGGTTTAGATCAGCTTCCCCTTGTGGAAGATTTAAAATGGAACGAAGACTCGTCGCTGGAGTTTGGTGTTGCCGCTGCCCATGTTGTAATTCTCTTTGGCACTTTGTAAAGTTATTGTTTGATTGTAATTGGGGTATTAAAGCCCCGCTACTTTCTTGTCGTTGTAATTTGACTATGTTTAAAAGTTGTTCAGATAATACTGACGTCTTTTCATTGAACTCTTTAAATAATTGGTtcaaaacttcaaaagtaCGTTTACTTGCGTTTGAAGCACCCTTCAAAAGTGATAAAATCTCACTGCCCAGCTGAGTTGCGTTATATATGTCTGAATCAATTTTCCCATTTCGTATCAGTCCCTTTTCTGTTTGATAGACATAAAATTTGAGGCACGCAACACTAAAAAAGATTGTATGAATGGAAAACCAGTAGCTACCACTTAAGAGGTTTTGCATAATCATGTCATAAGATAACTGGATCACTTTTTTGGCTACTTCAATACAGTTTTCAGCCATATGAATTTGGAATTGGAATTCTGGGATATCTAATGGGTCTATAGATATATAGTGGTAAAATGGTTTATAGAGTACGATTTTGGATAAAAGAAAGTCCAGatataataattttttgggTTTGGTGTATGGAGAATTGCTATCATTCGCACAAATGGTCAGCGCCGGCTGTGGCTGACGGTAGCGTATTGTGTCAACCTTTAAAATATCTGGTAGCTGGGCGTACCAATTATCTAGTTGGTCATTCAGTGATATAATCTGTGCCCTAGAATCCTCTTCTAATGGTTTTCTTCTCAAAGAGTACATTAGTTTGTAAATCCGAGACATGATTAAAATAAGCTTTGTATGCTTATTAT encodes:
- the CBP1 gene encoding Cbp1p (Mitochondrial protein, regulator of COB mRNA stability and translation~similar to YJL209W) — protein: MFLPRLVRYRTERFIKMVPTRTLRRISHNSGESIQKQVLTLISADASLNDDDKLKIRKYWSDMADYKSLRKQKNSLLENSILHEIKIEDFIKFINRTKTSSMTTRGLYRRECLYQCKANLDLVNQVVSQVSSARQQRPLTTQLDTMRWCVDDAFSTGDIVMAADLFLLYYRLFTDDKKLDDQYAKKIISALAYPNPLHDHVHLVKYLQLNSLFERIFGNGIKLTRYQLETLSNKALGLSNEAPQLCKAILNKLMNVNYSSNNELKLRDDQVLLAYKSIDENYRRGNVASVYFTWNRIKEYYVSISAHDSRIIYKVFKICTHNRAYRSICSEMFWQLTPEYYCNNPLILPAIIDFITKRDSLTMAKELMQNINRYTLPENHHIVWLNKRCLSSLLRMHLKFNDSNGVDKVLKQITTNFRALSQENYQAIIIHLFKTQNLDHIAKAVKLLDTIPPKQAMLAYGSIINELVDWKLASKVKFTDNLMALINDLLMKAHDFDPDHRNSLWNVISSLYIKKLCHYKKQDGKFVTNAKENIDLAKLLYMDASKRGKINWSKSNSNPFIVSSPTDVKLKINNQNRFTILRNIALSALQIGRIDVFLWACAELYQNGMTIEELNLDWNFILKHQIRNSEFKTNKEIIQDIKKHGVSAIKRYLR
- the NUC1 gene encoding ribonuclease (Major mitochondrial nuclease~similar to YJL208C) produces the protein MSSRILLSGLVGLGAGTGLTYLLLNRRSPAQVIESPYPITQKPNGKIQPPSFNVDPSGFFKYGFPGPIHDLQNREEFISCYNRQTQNPYWVLEHITPESLAARNADRKNSFFKEDEVIPEKFRGKLRDYFRSGYDRGHQAPAADAKFSQQAMNDTFYLSNMCPQVGEGFNRDYWAHLEYFCRGLTKTYKSVRIVTGPLYLPKKDPIDNKFRVNYEVIGNPPSIAVPTHFFKLIVAEAPATNPSREDIAVAAFVVPNEPISNETKLTDFEVPIDALERSTGLELLQKVPPSKKKALCKEVNCQIVVRDFSNAAIKQSKDVKLLPPPKKKN
- the PEX2 gene encoding ubiquitin-protein ligase peroxin 2 (RING-finger peroxin and E3 ubiquitin ligase~similar to YJL210W) gives rise to the protein MSRVAQLDSIALDKELYGQFWSEFNAAFDTNERKEEWELIVNSIVFMCATRFLPQFGSSCTYGSALSGVAFQCRKRTLYVVTVLAGYLWKKITHAVFNGSHGGNQMVWLKLYKWLNLLYHGCDVTNFLRFLTADGAHARAFLSPLYRVFNVHSTRLVRDGSASVSDFYSNSVFAGLEYQNRQLLWNALLELFSKTLLTKRGLLTFAKKQPRSRSGTFPKTVCPHCGGFPTNPYQIACCHANYCYVCVVKALEWSVCDACGTSGRLTALPVY